A segment of the Agrobacterium tumefaciens genome:
TACATGGCGGAAGCGCTGCGGGCGATGGGCGTCAAGGTCACTGAACCTGATGCGACGACCTTTGTGGTGGAGAGTACAGGTGTTCTCCAGCAGCCGGAGAAACCGCTGTTTCTCGGAAACGCCGGTACGGCCACGCGCTTTCTCACCGCCGCTGCGGCGCTTGTGAACGGGGCCGTCATCGTTGACGGCGACGAACACATGCGCAAACGGCCGATCATGCCGCTGGTCGATGCGTTGAGGTCCCTCGGTATCGAGGCGGATGCGCCAACCGGCTGCCCGCCGGTGACGGTGTGTGGCAAGGGCAACGGCTTCCCGAAGGAAAGCGTCACCATCGACGCCAATCTCTCCAGCCAGTATGTCTCGGCGCTTTTGATGGCTGCCGCCTGCGGCGACAAGCCTGTCGACATTATTCTGGCCGGTGAAGAAATCGGTGCGAAGGGTTATATCGACCTGACCACCGCTGCCATGGAAGCTTTTGGCGGCAAGGTTGAACGGGTCAGCAATGCCATATGGCGCGTGCATCCGACGGGTTACAAGGCCACCGATTTTCACATCGAACCGGATGCCTCCGCTGCGACCTATCTCTGGGGCGCCGAACTGCTGACCGGTGGCAGGATCGATATCGGAACTCCGGCCGAAAAGTTCACGCAGCCGGACGCCAAGGCCTATGAGGTCATGGCACAGTTCCCGAACCTGCCGGCCGAAATCGACGGCTCCCAGATGCAGGACGCCATCCCGACCATCGCTGTTCTGGCTGCATTTAACGAAACGCCGGTGCGTTTCGTCGGTATTGCCAACCTGCGCGTAAAGGAGTGCGACCGTATCCGTGCCGTCTCGCTCGGGCTCAATGAAATTCGGCAGGGACTGGCGCATGAAGAAGGCGACGACCTGATCGTGCACGCCGATCCGGCGCTGGCAGGCCAGACAGTCAAGGCTTCCATCGATACCTTCGCCGATCACCGCATCGCCATGAGCTTCGCACTGGCAGCGTTGAAGATCGGCGGTGTCGCCATTCAGAACCCGGCCTGCGTGGGCAAGACTTATCCGGGCTACTGGAAGGCGCTCGCCTCGCTTGGCGTCGATTATAGCGAAAAGGACAGCGCTGCCGAACCGCAGCATTAAATTGGTTTAAGGAGGGTCGCCCCGTTGAAGATCGTCGCCGCAAGACTTCTCGCGCTGTTCGTCTTCCTCGGCGTGGCCTTTCCCGCCTTTGCCGAAGAATTCATTCGCTCCTATCACTCTGTCGTGGAAATCGCCGGGAACGGCGGGCTGACGGTTACGGAAACCATCACGGCCCGTGCGGAAGGTCAGAACATCAAACGCGGAATTTTTCGCGATTTCCCGCTTTATGCGCTGGATGCGAACAACCGGCGCACCAAGGTGGATTTCAACGTTGTGTCTGTCGAGCGTGACGGGGCGCCGGAAAACTGGCGCACCGAAAACATCGATGGCGGTATCCGCATCTACACCGGCAGCGCCGACCGATTTCTGACGACCGGCGAACATATCTTCCAGATCACCTACACGACCGCACGGCAGATCCGTTATTTCGACGACTACGACGAACTGACCTGGAATGTCACCGGCAATGGCTGGCAGTTTCCGATGGGCGAAATATCCGCAACCATTGTTCTGCCGGATGGGGTGCGTGCGACCGATACCGCCGTCTTTACCGGCGCTTACGGCGCAAAGGGCTCAGATGCCCGTGTTCTGAACGAAGGAAACGAGGTGTTCTTCGCCTCTTCACGTCCGTTTTCAGTCGGCGAAGGCATGACCATCGCAGTTAAGTTGCCGAAGGGCGCAATCGCTGCCCCCGATTCTTCGCAGGAAGCGGGCTGGTGGTTGCGCGACAATCTGGCGATCCTGCTTTCGGGTGGTGGGTTGTTGGCCGTCCTGCTCTATTATCTGCGGGCCTGGTTCGCCGTCGGGCGTGATCCGGCCAAGGGGGTTATCGTTCCACGCTGGGATGCTCCGGACGGGCTTTCGCCCGCACTGGTCAATTACGTCGATAACAAGGGCTTCTCTGGCGCGGGCTGGACGGCGCTTTCGGCATCCGCCCTTGATCTTGCGGTCAAGGGCTATGTGGTTCTCGAAGACCTAAAGACGTCCATCGTCATTCGCCGGACTGAGAAACAGCAGGGTGGGGAGTTGCCTATAGGTCAGAAAACGCTGCTCTCTTCCATCGGCGGACCGGGTAAAACGCTGACCATCGACAAGGCGCATGGCACGCAAGTCGAGACCGTTGGAAAACAGTTTCGCGCGGCCATCGAAAAGGAACATCGCGGCAAATACTACAAGAGCAATGCTGGCTACACGA
Coding sequences within it:
- a CDS encoding DUF2207 domain-containing protein; the protein is MKIVAARLLALFVFLGVAFPAFAEEFIRSYHSVVEIAGNGGLTVTETITARAEGQNIKRGIFRDFPLYALDANNRRTKVDFNVVSVERDGAPENWRTENIDGGIRIYTGSADRFLTTGEHIFQITYTTARQIRYFDDYDELTWNVTGNGWQFPMGEISATIVLPDGVRATDTAVFTGAYGAKGSDARVLNEGNEVFFASSRPFSVGEGMTIAVKLPKGAIAAPDSSQEAGWWLRDNLAILLSGGGLLAVLLYYLRAWFAVGRDPAKGVIVPRWDAPDGLSPALVNYVDNKGFSGAGWTALSASALDLAVKGYVVLEDLKTSIVIRRTEKQQGGELPIGQKTLLSSIGGPGKTLTIDKAHGTQVETVGKQFRAAIEKEHRGKYYKSNAGYTIFGIILSIVIVVATLVFGELDESAIAAVLVFGFFAFFFSILSIGIGRQFSRGAPLRKRIGGIVMLAFAGFVAFSAIGGIATQLLLDVTHDTKSLALAAMGGIVLVNALFLFLMGAPTPLGRKLMDGIEGLRTYLTLAEKDRMNLREAPTMSPQHFETLLPYAVALGVEKPWSRTFETWLATAAAGAAVASYAPGWYAGGHYGSFGDRIGGFSASMANTIASTIPQPVSSSGSSFSGGGGGGFSGSGGGGGGGGGW
- the aroA gene encoding 3-phosphoshikimate 1-carboxyvinyltransferase, with amino-acid sequence MIELTITPPGHPLSGRVEPPGSKSITNRALLLAGLAKGKSRLTGALKSDDTLYMAEALRAMGVKVTEPDATTFVVESTGVLQQPEKPLFLGNAGTATRFLTAAAALVNGAVIVDGDEHMRKRPIMPLVDALRSLGIEADAPTGCPPVTVCGKGNGFPKESVTIDANLSSQYVSALLMAAACGDKPVDIILAGEEIGAKGYIDLTTAAMEAFGGKVERVSNAIWRVHPTGYKATDFHIEPDASAATYLWGAELLTGGRIDIGTPAEKFTQPDAKAYEVMAQFPNLPAEIDGSQMQDAIPTIAVLAAFNETPVRFVGIANLRVKECDRIRAVSLGLNEIRQGLAHEEGDDLIVHADPALAGQTVKASIDTFADHRIAMSFALAALKIGGVAIQNPACVGKTYPGYWKALASLGVDYSEKDSAAEPQH